Proteins encoded together in one Telopea speciosissima isolate NSW1024214 ecotype Mountain lineage chromosome 4, Tspe_v1, whole genome shotgun sequence window:
- the LOC122657903 gene encoding pre-rRNA-processing protein TSR1 homolog isoform X2: MAGPRPQINKAHKSRFSSKASRQVHKTSRIDKSRISKPDRNVTKGARAARIQRNKMVRDQKRAALLKEKRASSASTSPPRVIVLFGLSASVNLDALAKDILALLSPEGTKATSATVASPDYKLRATVLKAPHGDLLTCMEMAKVADLIAFVTSASSLCEEDMSVFHVDSFGSQCLSVFRAIGLPSTAILIRDLPLEPKRKQELKKMCLSSLACEFPEDCKFYPADTKDELHKFLWLFKEQRLTVPHWRNQRPFLMAQEVGLVSDDCNPGKCTLVLSGYLRARSLSVNQLVHLSGIGDFQLCKIDLLKDPFPLNAKKGPELMDSDELHDLQAIRSLVPDPLKQEPLLVENIPDPLAGEQTWPTEAEMAEADRIHKQKEQKKKILPRGTSDYQAAWIVDDTDEEVSGSEDDEVDGMVLDKEENGFSGPEGSNYSDLDEDHAVSLDLRNSDDETEADTAMTEGENLTREQIEDEIRKIKDAHAEDEEYPDEVDTPLDVPARKRFAKFRGLKSFRTSSWDPKESLPPEYARIFAFDNFARTRKLILSKALDMDQGIKEDCVSVGSYIRLFIKEVQVDVASKLSVLAKTSPMLACGLFQHESKISVMHFSIRKHDSYSAPIKAKESLIFHVGFRQFIARPIFSSDNMNSDKHKMERFLHAGRFSIASVYAPISFPPLPLIVLKCGQGEASPTAVAAVGSLKSIDPDRIILKKIILTGYPQRVSKLKATVRYMFHNPEDVRWFKPVEVWTKCGRRGRVKEPVGTHGPMKCTFDGVVQQHDTVCMSLYKRVFPKWPEQRFPVLDR, translated from the exons ATGGCGGGTCCCCGACCTCAGATAAATAAGGCTCACAAGAGCCGCTTCTCTTCGAAAGCGTCTCGCCAAGTTCACAAAACTTCTCGCA TAGATAAGAGCAGGATTTCAAAACCGGATCGCAATGTTACAAAGGGAGCTCGTGCTGCTCGGATTCAGCGGAACAAAATG GTACGGGACCAGAAACGGGCTGCCCttttgaaagagaaaagggCTTCAAGTGCTTCCACAAGCCCTCCTCGTGTTATT GTTCTATTTGGCCTTTCTGCTTCTGTAAACCTAGATGCACTTGCAAAAGATATTTTGGCATTATTATCTCCAGAGGGTACAAAAGCCACATCTGCCACAGTTGCTTCTCCCGATTACAAACTTAGAGCAACG GTCCTGAAAGCACCGCATGGAGACCTGTTAACATGTATGGAAATGGCTAAG GTTGCAGACCTGATTGCTTTTGTAACATCAGCTAGCTCTTTATGTGAAGAAGACATGTCAGTTTTTCATGTTGATTCTTTTGGAAGCCAATGTCTTTCTGTCTTTAGAGCTATTGGTTTACCAAGTACAGCTATATTGATCCGT GATCTACCTTTGGAGCCTAAGAGGAAACAAGAGTTGAAGAAGATGTGCTTGTCTAGCCTTGCATGTGAATTTCCTGAGGATTGTAAGTTTTACCCGGCAGATACAAAGGATGAGTTGCACAAG TTTCTATGGCTTTTCAAAGAGCAACGACTCACTGTTCCTCACTGGCGAAACCAACGACCATTCCTTATGGCTCAAGAG GTTGGTTTGGTAAGTGATGATTGCAATCCGGGAAAGTGTACCCTTGTACTGTCTGGTTACCTTCGTGCTCGTAGTCTCTCAGTAAATCAGCTG GTCCATCTGTCAGGAATAGGTGATTTTCAACTTTGCAAAATAGATCTTCTCAAAGATCCATTCCCCTTGAATGCCAAAAAGGGGCCAGAATTAATGGATTCTGATGAATTACATGATCTGCAG GCTATCCGCTCTTTAGTCCCTGATCCACTGAAGCAAGAGCCTTTACTTGTTGAAAATATTCCAGATCCTCTTGCTGGAGAACAA ACATGGCCAACAGAAGCAGAAATGGCTGAGGCTGATAGGATTCATAAacagaaagaacaaaagaagaagattctTCCTCGAGGCACTTCAGACTACCAG GCTGCCTGGATTGTGGATGATACAGATGAGGAGGTTTCAGGGAGTGAGGACGATGAGGTTGATGGTATGGTActagacaaagaagaaaatggttTTTCTGGCCCTGAAGGAAGCAATTATTCAGATCTTGATGAAGATCATGCTGTTTCACTGGACTTGAGAAATTCTGATGATGAAACTGAAGCTGATACGGCGATGACT GAAGGTGAGAACTTGACAAGAGAGCAGATAGAAGATGAGATTCGGAAGATTAAAGATGCACATGCAGAAGATGAGG AATACCCAGATGAAGTGGATACTCCTTTGGATGTTCCTGCTCGGAAACGTTTTGCGAAGTTTAGAGGGCTGAAGTCTTTTAGGACTTCATCATGGGATCCAAAA GAGTCTCTTCCTCCCGAATATGCGAGAATTTTTGCCTTTGATAATTTCGCAAGAACACGGAAACTCATTTTATCCAAAGCTTTAGATATGGATCAAGGGATAAAGGAAGATTGTGTGTCAGTTGGCTCGTACATAAGGCTTTTTATCAAGGAAGTGCAAGTTGATGTTGCTTCCAAACTTAGTGTGTTGGCAAAGACATCGCCCATGCTAGCATGTGGACTTTTCCAGCATGAGTCCAAGATATCTGTCATGCATTTCAG TATAAGGAAGCATGACAGTTATAGTGCTCCTATTAAAGCTAAAGAATCATTGATATTTCATGTCGGCTTCCGCCAATTTATTGCTAG GCCTATATTTTCTTCTGATAATATGAATTCAGACAAGCACAAAATGGAGAGGTTCCTACATGCAGGGCGTTTTTCTATTGCTTCAGTTTATGCACCAATTTCATTTCCTCCTCTGCCTCTGATAGTCTTGAAGTGTGGGCAAGGAGAGGCTAGTCctactgctgttgctgctgttggATCATTAAAAAGTATTGACCCGGATAGGataattttaaagaaaatcaTTTTAACTGG ATACCCCCAACGAGTGTCGAAATTAAAAGCCACAGTCCGATATATGTTTCATAATCCTGAGGACGTGAGATGGTTCAAG CCTGTTGAAGTATGGACAAAATGTGGTCGCCGTGGTCGAGTAAAGGAACCTGTTGGGACACATG GGCCAATGAAGTGCACATTTGATGGCGTTGTTCAACAGCACGATACTGTATGCATGAGCTTGTACAAACGTGTGTTCCCCAAGTGGCCAGAACAGAGATTTCCAGTTCTTGATAGGTGA
- the LOC122657903 gene encoding pre-rRNA-processing protein TSR1 homolog isoform X1 has translation MAGPRPQINKAHKSRFSSKASRQVHKTSRTDKSRISKPDRNVTKGARAARIQRNKMVRDQKRAALLKEKRASSASTSPPRVIVLFGLSASVNLDALAKDILALLSPEGTKATSATVASPDYKLRATVLKAPHGDLLTCMEMAKVADLIAFVTSASSLCEEDMSVFHVDSFGSQCLSVFRAIGLPSTAILIRDLPLEPKRKQELKKMCLSSLACEFPEDCKFYPADTKDELHKFLWLFKEQRLTVPHWRNQRPFLMAQEVGLVSDDCNPGKCTLVLSGYLRARSLSVNQLVHLSGIGDFQLCKIDLLKDPFPLNAKKGPELMDSDELHDLQAIRSLVPDPLKQEPLLVENIPDPLAGEQTWPTEAEMAEADRIHKQKEQKKKILPRGTSDYQAAWIVDDTDEEVSGSEDDEVDGMVLDKEENGFSGPEGSNYSDLDEDHAVSLDLRNSDDETEADTAMTEGENLTREQIEDEIRKIKDAHAEDEEYPDEVDTPLDVPARKRFAKFRGLKSFRTSSWDPKESLPPEYARIFAFDNFARTRKLILSKALDMDQGIKEDCVSVGSYIRLFIKEVQVDVASKLSVLAKTSPMLACGLFQHESKISVMHFSIRKHDSYSAPIKAKESLIFHVGFRQFIARPIFSSDNMNSDKHKMERFLHAGRFSIASVYAPISFPPLPLIVLKCGQGEASPTAVAAVGSLKSIDPDRIILKKIILTGYPQRVSKLKATVRYMFHNPEDVRWFKPVEVWTKCGRRGRVKEPVGTHGPMKCTFDGVVQQHDTVCMSLYKRVFPKWPEQRFPVLDR, from the exons ATGGCGGGTCCCCGACCTCAGATAAATAAGGCTCACAAGAGCCGCTTCTCTTCGAAAGCGTCTCGCCAAGTTCACAAAACTTCTCGCACTG ATAAGAGCAGGATTTCAAAACCGGATCGCAATGTTACAAAGGGAGCTCGTGCTGCTCGGATTCAGCGGAACAAAATG GTACGGGACCAGAAACGGGCTGCCCttttgaaagagaaaagggCTTCAAGTGCTTCCACAAGCCCTCCTCGTGTTATT GTTCTATTTGGCCTTTCTGCTTCTGTAAACCTAGATGCACTTGCAAAAGATATTTTGGCATTATTATCTCCAGAGGGTACAAAAGCCACATCTGCCACAGTTGCTTCTCCCGATTACAAACTTAGAGCAACG GTCCTGAAAGCACCGCATGGAGACCTGTTAACATGTATGGAAATGGCTAAG GTTGCAGACCTGATTGCTTTTGTAACATCAGCTAGCTCTTTATGTGAAGAAGACATGTCAGTTTTTCATGTTGATTCTTTTGGAAGCCAATGTCTTTCTGTCTTTAGAGCTATTGGTTTACCAAGTACAGCTATATTGATCCGT GATCTACCTTTGGAGCCTAAGAGGAAACAAGAGTTGAAGAAGATGTGCTTGTCTAGCCTTGCATGTGAATTTCCTGAGGATTGTAAGTTTTACCCGGCAGATACAAAGGATGAGTTGCACAAG TTTCTATGGCTTTTCAAAGAGCAACGACTCACTGTTCCTCACTGGCGAAACCAACGACCATTCCTTATGGCTCAAGAG GTTGGTTTGGTAAGTGATGATTGCAATCCGGGAAAGTGTACCCTTGTACTGTCTGGTTACCTTCGTGCTCGTAGTCTCTCAGTAAATCAGCTG GTCCATCTGTCAGGAATAGGTGATTTTCAACTTTGCAAAATAGATCTTCTCAAAGATCCATTCCCCTTGAATGCCAAAAAGGGGCCAGAATTAATGGATTCTGATGAATTACATGATCTGCAG GCTATCCGCTCTTTAGTCCCTGATCCACTGAAGCAAGAGCCTTTACTTGTTGAAAATATTCCAGATCCTCTTGCTGGAGAACAA ACATGGCCAACAGAAGCAGAAATGGCTGAGGCTGATAGGATTCATAAacagaaagaacaaaagaagaagattctTCCTCGAGGCACTTCAGACTACCAG GCTGCCTGGATTGTGGATGATACAGATGAGGAGGTTTCAGGGAGTGAGGACGATGAGGTTGATGGTATGGTActagacaaagaagaaaatggttTTTCTGGCCCTGAAGGAAGCAATTATTCAGATCTTGATGAAGATCATGCTGTTTCACTGGACTTGAGAAATTCTGATGATGAAACTGAAGCTGATACGGCGATGACT GAAGGTGAGAACTTGACAAGAGAGCAGATAGAAGATGAGATTCGGAAGATTAAAGATGCACATGCAGAAGATGAGG AATACCCAGATGAAGTGGATACTCCTTTGGATGTTCCTGCTCGGAAACGTTTTGCGAAGTTTAGAGGGCTGAAGTCTTTTAGGACTTCATCATGGGATCCAAAA GAGTCTCTTCCTCCCGAATATGCGAGAATTTTTGCCTTTGATAATTTCGCAAGAACACGGAAACTCATTTTATCCAAAGCTTTAGATATGGATCAAGGGATAAAGGAAGATTGTGTGTCAGTTGGCTCGTACATAAGGCTTTTTATCAAGGAAGTGCAAGTTGATGTTGCTTCCAAACTTAGTGTGTTGGCAAAGACATCGCCCATGCTAGCATGTGGACTTTTCCAGCATGAGTCCAAGATATCTGTCATGCATTTCAG TATAAGGAAGCATGACAGTTATAGTGCTCCTATTAAAGCTAAAGAATCATTGATATTTCATGTCGGCTTCCGCCAATTTATTGCTAG GCCTATATTTTCTTCTGATAATATGAATTCAGACAAGCACAAAATGGAGAGGTTCCTACATGCAGGGCGTTTTTCTATTGCTTCAGTTTATGCACCAATTTCATTTCCTCCTCTGCCTCTGATAGTCTTGAAGTGTGGGCAAGGAGAGGCTAGTCctactgctgttgctgctgttggATCATTAAAAAGTATTGACCCGGATAGGataattttaaagaaaatcaTTTTAACTGG ATACCCCCAACGAGTGTCGAAATTAAAAGCCACAGTCCGATATATGTTTCATAATCCTGAGGACGTGAGATGGTTCAAG CCTGTTGAAGTATGGACAAAATGTGGTCGCCGTGGTCGAGTAAAGGAACCTGTTGGGACACATG GGCCAATGAAGTGCACATTTGATGGCGTTGTTCAACAGCACGATACTGTATGCATGAGCTTGTACAAACGTGTGTTCCCCAAGTGGCCAGAACAGAGATTTCCAGTTCTTGATAGGTGA